The following proteins come from a genomic window of Micromonas commoda chromosome 2, complete sequence:
- a CDS encoding predicted protein, translating to MGCGASKNAESGSDGVSPKEPGKKKGKDSKLENADGVGYGVDTASAATVAAGTAALVAGAVSSDARGGMGSAASAAGSALLAFAKELPWVAPIAVLIAGVATAAANVHALKRDAQVFATNVKSVETVMMETGKKGLLAKVEDTAQALAYEMEEGVAFLNKLKNQYFITQMLMSGRDSQKFKDISDSMHRQVTIIAAAASIEVHDIIVEEFEQGRQLKEKIEELGGADAIMADPEKKAMVKEFMSASDQLIVSAVDDVTKAVKLAEARSQKRIDALIEENKKSREEAKLQADILQQQVSKLTDMMEVLLKTRTEAALGAPGTVDVSQVNVEQKSDPKVEQAIDDNFNKENVHDIMRRMPMPANEDERLEVVKKMGYDRANIDDLIGDADFMALTKEAMEEFKVTDTCISSIDGDRETLLAAPGLAPSGEMADISGFWMPREATFCQHVIMKGDVISSSGQMGADTMPECPRFNDAELGALATSGASPELGNFFGCMMAGMENPDAKDSDVIDLPQGGGKMNYGAARLFGQVMGNQGDMHYTGAPIMVRGQAVGTFCANDRNSHRPDIDTERLKVYAARAAKLIEEKAAKRGFGKEVN from the coding sequence ATGGGTTGCGGGGCGTCCAAAAATGCAGAATCGGGATCGGATGGCGTGTCCCCCAAGGAGCCGGGGAAGAAGAAGGGGAAAGATTCCAAGCTGGAGAACGCTGACGGCGTTGGGTACGGCGTGGAtaccgcctccgccgcgacggtcgccgcgggcaccgccgctctcgtcgcgggcgcggtcagCTCGGACGCCAGGGGTGGCATGGGTTCAGCCGCTTCCGCAGCGGGTTCGGCATTGTTGGCCTTCGCGAAAGAGCTTCCCTGGGTCGCTCCCATAGCCGTCctcatcgccggcgtcgcgaccgccgcggccaacgtgcacgcgctcaagcgcgacgcgcaggtgTTCGCCACGAACGTCAAGTCCGTCGAGACCGTCATGATGGAGACTGGGAAGAAAGGATTGCTCGCGAAGGTTGAGGAcaccgcgcaggcgctggcgtacgagatggaggagggcgtcgcgttcctGAACAAGCTCAAGAACCAGTACTTTATCACTCAGATGCTCATGTCCGGCCGCGACTCCCAGAAGTTTAAGGATATCAGCGACAGTATGCACAGGCAGGTGACCAtaatcgccgccgcggcgtccatcgaggTGCACGACATCATCGTCGAGGAGTTTGAGCAGGGTAGGCAGCTCAAGGAGAagatcgaggagctcggcggcgcggacgcgatcaTGGCGGAcccggagaagaaggcgatgGTAAAGGAGTTcatgagcgcgagcgatcAGCTCATCGTgagcgccgtggacgacgtgaCCAAGGCGGTGAAGCTGGCTGAGGCGCGATCGCAGAAACGAATAGATGCTCTGATTGAGGAGAACAAGAAgagccgcgaggaggcgaagctTCAGGCGGATATACTGCAGCAGCAGGTGAGCAAACTGACGGATATGATGGAGGTGCTTCTCAAGACAcggacggaggcggcgttgggTGCGCCCGGGACGGTGGACGTGTCGCAAGTCAATGTGGAGCAGAAGAGTGATCCGAAGGTTGAGCAGGCCATCGACGACAACTTCAACAAGGAGAACGTCCACGACATCATGCGAAGGATGCCCATGCCGGCaaacgaggacgagcgcctcgaggttGTCAAGAAGATGGGTTACGATCGGGCGAATATCGATGATTTGATCGGCGACGCTGATTTCATGGCTCTCACCAaggaggcgatggaggagTTCAAAGTCACCGACACCTGCATCAGCTCCATCGATGGCGACCGCGAGACTCTTCTCGCGGCGCCAGGGTTGGCACCGTCGGGAGAAATGGCGGATATCAGCGGCTTCTGGATGCCAAGGGAGGCTACTTTTTGCCAGCACGTCATCATGAAGGGCGACGTGATATCTTCCTCGGGGCAGATGGGAGCCGATACCATGCCGGAGTGTCCGCGTTTCAACGACGCAGAGTTGGGGGCACTCGCGACGTCGGGAGCCTCCCCAGAACTCGGCAATTTCTTCGGCTGCATGATGGCCGGAATGGAGAAccccgacgcgaaggacTCCGACGTCATCGACCTGCCACAGGGTGGTGGCAAGATGAAttacggcgcggcgcggctgtTTGGCCAAGTCATGGGCAACCAGGGTGACATGCACTACACCGGCGCGCCGATCATGGTGAGAGGTCAGGCCGTGGGCACGTTCTGCGCTAACGACCGAAATTCGCATCGCCCGGATATCGATACGGAACGGCTCAAGGTGTACGCCGCCCGTGCGGCGAAGCTCAtcgaggagaaggctgcCAAGCGCGGCTTTGGGAAGGAGGTGAACTAG
- a CDS encoding predicted protein produces the protein MFFTFWFQFFAAIIAAGFLYGAIYLLMQDKAEKHIHHVAAEKDTNLTTAELAAYDGRTSGRPILVSLCGKIYDVVSSAALYGNGGQYNSFAGKDITVACAKFNKTSDAYFNAQWTGLTKPERELLAKWEELFAKKYPEVGKVTDVDNMAPCPQSNEGIAMQADAYSTTLGMDLFAKKHIS, from the coding sequence ATGTTCTTCACGTTCTGGTTCCAGTTCTTCGCggccatcatcgccgcggggttcctGTACGGCGCCATCTACCTCCTCATGCAGGACAAGGCGGAGAAGCACATccaccacgtcgccgcggagaaggacacGAATCTGACaaccgcggagctcgccgcgtacgacggGCGCACCAGCGGCCGGCCCATCCTGGTCAGCCTCTGCGGAAAGATCTACGACGTCGTGTCCTCAGCGGCGCTGTACGGCAATGGCGGGCAGTACAACTCCTTCGCCGGAAAGGACATCACGGTGGCGTGCGCCAAGTTCAACAAGACGTCCGATGCGTACTTCAACGCCCAGTGGACCGGGCTGACCAaacccgagcgcgagctgctcgcaAAGTGGGAGGAGCTGTTCGCTAAGAAGTACCCGGAGGTGGGCAAGGTGACGGACGTGGACAACATGGCGCCGTGCCCGCAGAGCAACGAGGGTATCGCGATGCAGGCCGACGCGTACTCGACGACGCTTGGGATGGACCTCTTTGCCAAAAAACACATCTCGTAA
- a CDS encoding hypothetical protein (expressed; semiconserved uncharacterized protein cupA42), producing the protein MSASEAAQAPAFDSPTVQAYITSRRFDFRNPPCAETQRRSINAHGFEGVPSAQGEKHAWDYLSKFRTSVVIGQPLKYQDLQPVWPSWGVCRNH; encoded by the coding sequence ATGTCCGCATCGGAAGCCGCACAAGCGCCCGCGTTTGACTCCCCGACCGTCCAGGCGTACATCACATCCCGCAGGTTCGACTTTCGGAACCCCCCGTGCGCGGAAACCCAGCGCCGATCCATCAACGCCCACGGTTTCGAGGGTGTCCCGTCCGCACAGGGTGAGAAGCACGCGTGGGACTACTTGTCCAAGTTCAGGACGAGCGTCGTCATCGGACAGCCCCTGAAGTACCAGGACCTACAACCCGTCTGGCCCAGCTGGGGAGTTTGCAGAAACCACTGA
- the RPL23 gene encoding ribosomal protein L23 (may be mitochondrially targeted; expressed) — protein sequence MSAVAAGRGAAFWQSLVRPGRAVYFPNIDLRLVPPNAEANAHEVGMDVVTFITRPAVTKVDVKECLEKVYGVGVERVHTVNYEGKKKRRGNYFYHRPDYKKVYVQLRERWYPPKGFAVTAIDGDVDKGHKVKASPVKSGPKGYWLHNVVTRKAGDSEYQE from the coding sequence AtgagcgcggtcgccgcaGGCAGGGGCGCTGCCTTTTGGCAGTCTCTCGTCCGCCCCGGGCGGGCGGTGTACTTTCCGAACATCGACCTCCGATTGGTCCCCCCGAACGCCGAGGCTAACGCGCACGAGGTGGGCATGGACGTCGTGACCTTCATCACCCGCCCGGCGGTGACCAAGGTGGACGTGAAGGAGTGCCTGGAGAAGGTGTacggcgtcggggtggaGCGCGTGCACACGGTGAACTACGAGGGCAAGAAGAAGCGCCGGGGGAACTACTTCTACCACAGGCCGGACTACAAGAAGGTGTACGTTCAGCTGCGGGAGCGGTGGTACCCGCCGAAGGGATTCGCGGTCACGgccatcgacggcgatgTGGACAAGGGGCACAAGGTGaaggcgtcgccggtgaAGTCGGGGCCGAAGGGCTATTGGCTCCATAACGTTGTGACCAGGAAGGCCGGGGATAGTGAATACCAGGAGTGA
- a CDS encoding predicted protein, producing the protein METPPAPPPQDGDGGMPLGASSAGGGTPLSFSDSFIDKLAASQMHMVRSARKLRLRGRESHRRSDSGSIASVASADDSDDDPSESLFREFGEAAASAQRELAQAVSEEVESQLADILVCLGEEAAKIEVLSGALARVGVDAPALLRDAGLADDESDRPVVGASLTAPSVSAGRTSPPHDVDVAYARDTLANAERIAARADAFLLKPKGSSTAKPPKPPRRSRDSTGSLAGDGEGSGFRVTGTPPTAAAAALDLATEMSPEEERARDIAGERAEPASPLAPLTRNIVEEYYAIGRSTPVSRGDTDDEGVAWDDDVGGGWDEDEHAVRARIESWEGEIARSRRTSEPGSASLSSSPAQRTPHERATARDREARERPPEGRRPEVPSAPVDGDGEPRRQKSRGLMMEPVGKNGWMQVSQSTF; encoded by the exons ATGGagaccccgccggcgcctccacCGCAGGATGGCGATGGCGGCATGCCTCTCGGAGCTTCCAGCGCGGGTGGAGGCACGCCGCTCAGCTTCTCAG ATTCGTTCATCGATAAgctggcggcgtcgcagaTGCACATGGTGCGCTCCGCGCGAAAGCTGAGGCTTCGCGGTCGCGAGTCGCATCGTCGGTCGGACTCCggctccatcgcgtcggtcgcctcggcggacgacagcgacgacgatccgAGCGAATCGCTGTTTCGGGAGTTtggcgaggctgcggcgtccgcgcagcgcgagctcgcgcaggcggtgtccgaggaggtggaatcgcagctcgcggacaTTCTCGTGTGTCTCGGagaggaggcggccaagatCGAGGTGCTCTCcggtgcgctcgcgcgcgtgggggtggacgcgccggcgcttcTCCGAGACGCGgggctcgcggacgacgaatCGGAccgtcccgtcgtcggcgcgagtcTGACGGCTCCGTCAGTGAGCGCGGGCCGAACGTCCCCACCCCACGACGTTGACGTCGCGTACGCGAGGGACACGTTGGCCAACGCGGAGCGCATAGCCGCGAGAGCCGACGCCTTTTTGCTGAAACCAAAAGGCTCGTCGACGGCTAAaccgccaaagccgccgaggagaagccGAGACTCGACGGGAagcctcgcgggcgacggcgagggttCGGGGTTCAGGGTCACCGGGACGCCTCccacggccgccgccgccgcgttggaccTCGCTACCGAGATGTcgcccgaggaggaacgcgcgagggatATCGcgggggagcgcgcggaacctgcctcgccgctcgcgccgctcacgAGGAACATCGTGGAGGAGTATTACGCCATCGGTCGAAGCACGCCGGTGTCCAGGggcgacaccgacgacgagggagtcgcgtgggacgacgacgtcggcggtgggTGGGATGAGGACGAGCACGCGGTGAGGGCGCGGATCGAGTCGTGGGAGGGTGAAATCGCGCGAAGTCGGCGAACGTCGGAACCGGGATCGGCTTCTCTctcttcttcgccggcgcAGCGAACGCCGCAcgagagggcgacggcgcgcgaccgggaggcgcgcgagcgaccgcCGGAAGGACGGAGACCGGAGGTTCCGAGTGCACCggtcgacggggacggcgagccgcggcggcagaaGAGTCGAGGGCTGATGATGGAGCCGGTTGGAAAGAACGGGTGGATGCAGGTCTCGCAAAGCACATTCTGA
- a CDS encoding aminotransferase/S-adenosyl-L-homocysteine hydrolase (has two major domains: DegT/DnrJ/EryC1/StrS aminotransferase family and NAD_binding_4. The members of DegT..), translating into MASRPEVSLFKVFVAPDAAEKTSATLTSGYITQGPKVEELEQKLGEFLQNPHTLTLNSATSGLHLALHMLKTPAGAWPGLKPGDEVLTTALTCTATNWPIMANGLKPKWVDVDPKNANINLQDLKYKLSPNTKVIQFVHWGGTPVDLDGIKEVVEFAYERFGFRPMVIEDAAHAIGAEWKGRRIGSLESGNICVFSTQAIKHLTTGDGGIITLPSKSLYDRCKLLRWYGIDRDKRNYQGKDFRLESDVTEYGFKMHMNDLSASLGLANLPHLDRILAGHRGNAEFYNKALQGLNGVTLLEPPEGGLSSYWIYTFHLQNKHDFIAFMKSKNIIASQVHARNDTHSVCAPYRTHLPLLDKVETTLISIPVGWWITPEDREYVAASIQEFSSTIPIPRSIARKKIIITGGCGFIGHHVVEHFAKTTDCNLVVIDKLSYASLGYDRLRDTGVLDRVQVFTTDLMQPIPEGIAYELGNNIEFIVHMAAETHVDNSIADPVPFIRNNVESTISLLEYTRGLIRNGCDLKAFFYFSTDEVFGPALGTTMFDEWDRHKPTNPYSSSKSAAENICIAYENTYKIPLMIVNVMNAFGERQHPEKFIPKCIKKVMDGEKVYIHSYPDKKTAGTRFYIHARNIAAAVMFLLNNGSIGEKYNITGESEVSNLELAQFISNTVGKELVYEMVNHHATRPGHDLRYGLSGEKMAKMGWVPPLGFEDSLRNCIRWTMANSHWLNLKKWADDPNTYEGITPQSIGNDPMMERAAKL; encoded by the coding sequence atgGCGTCTCGTCCCGAGGTGTCCCTCTTCAAGGTGTTTGTCGCTCCCGATGCCGCCGAGAAGACGTCCGCCACGCTCACGAGCGGCTACATCACCCAGGGCCCCAaggtcgaggagctcgagcagaagctcggcgagttcCTCCAGAACCCACACACGCTGACGCTCAActccgccacgagcggcCTGCACCTCGCGCTGCACATGCTCAagacccccgcgggcgcgtggcCGGGTCTCAAGCCCGGTGATGAGGTCCTCACCACCGCGCTCACCTGCACCGCCACCAACTGGCCCATCATGGCCAACGGGCTCAAGCCCAAGTGGGTGGACGTCGATCCGAAGAACGCGAACATCAACCTCCAGGACCTCAAGTACAAGCTCTCGCCCAACACCAAGGTGATCCAGTTCGTGCACTGGGGAGGCACCCCCGTCGATTTGGACGGCATCAAGGAGGTCGTCGAGTTCGCCTACGAGCGGTTCGGGTTCAGGCCCATGGTGATCGAGGATGCCGCTCACGCCATCGGAGCTGAGTGGAAGGGCCGCAGGATCGGCTCGCTCGAGTCTGGAAACATCTGCGTGTTCAGCACCCAGGCCATCAAGCACCTCACCACCGGTGACGGTGGCATCATCACCCTCCCGAGCAAATCCCTTTACGACAGGTGCAAGCTCCTCAGGTGGTACGGCATCGACCGCGATAAGCGCAACTACCAGGGTAAGGATTTCAGGCTCGAGTCTGATGTGACCGAGTACGGCTTCAAGATGCACATGAACGacctctccgcctccctcggccTCGCCAACCTGCCCCACCTCGACCGCATCCTCGCGGGTCACCGCGGGAACGCGGAATTCTACAACAAGGCTCTCCAGGGCTTGAACGGCGTGACCCTCCTCGAGCCCCCCGAAGGCGGCCTGTCCTCCTACTGGATCTACACCTTCCACTTGCAGAACAAGCACGATTTCATCGCGTTCATGAAGAGCAAGAACATCATCGCCTCGCAGGTGCACGCCAGGAACGATACCCACAGCGTGTGCGCGCCCTACCGCACCCACCTGCCCCTCCTCGACAAGGTGGAGACCACTTTGATCTCCATCCCCGTCGGCTGGTGGATCACCCCCGAGGATCGcgagtacgtcgccgcgtccatccaGGAGTTCTCCTCCACCATCCCGATTCCCCGCAGCATCGCCAGGAAGAAGATCATCATCACCGGCGGATGCGGGTTCATCGGGCACCACGTCGTGGAGCACTTCGCCAAGACCACCGACTGTAACCTGGTCGTCATCGACAAGCTCTCCTACGCGTCGCTGGGATACGATCGCCTCAGGGAcaccggcgtcctcgaccgcGTGCAGGTGTTCACCACCGACCTCATGCAGCCCATCCCGGAGGGTATCGCGTACGAGCTCGGCAACAACATCGAGTTTATCGTGCACATGGCTGCGGAGACCCACGTCGACAACTCGATCGCCGACCCGGTCCCCTTCATCCGCAATAATGTCGAGTCGACCATCTCGCTGCTCGAATACACCCGCGGGCTCATCCGCAACGGGTGCGATCTCAAGGCGTTCTTCTACTTCTCCACCGACGAGGTCTTCGgccccgcgctcggcaccACGATGTTTGACGAGTGGGACAGGCACAAGCCCACCAACCCGTACTCCTCCTCCAAGTCAGCGGCTGAGAACATCTGCATCGCTTACGAGAACACGTACAAGATTCCGCTCATGATTGTCAACGTGATGAACGCGTTTGGCGAGAGGCAGCACCCAGAGAAGTTCATCCCCAAGTGCATCAAGAAGGTGATGGACGGCGAGAAGGTTTATATCCACTCCTACCCCGATAAGAAGACCGCGGGCACCAGGTTCTACATTCACGCGCGCaacatcgcggcggcggtgatgttCCTGCTGAACAACGGCAGCATCGGCGAGAAGTACAACATCACGGGCGAGTCCGAGGTGAGCAACCTGGAGCTGGCGCAGTTCATCTCCAACACCGTTGGCAAGGAACTCGTTTACGAGATGGTGAACCATCACGCGACTAGGCCCGGGCACGACCTTCGCTACGGCTTGTCCGGTGAGAAGATGGCCAAGATGGGCTGGGTTCCCCCGCTTGGGTTTGAGGATTCCCTCAGGAACTGCATCAGGTGGACGATGGCGAACTCGCACTGGCTGAACCTCAAGAAGTGGGCGGACGATCCGAACACGTACGAGGGCATCACTCCCCAGTCCATCGGCAACGACCCGATGATGGAGCGCGCGGCTAAGCTCTAA
- a CDS encoding predicted protein — translation MDPTKAVTLHTEKKRPADWKRDIGGRDEKKPKAEKEEMEEPAVKPTWLSVGLVVKILDKSQAEAYKRKGVIRSVKQEKVNTASVELLGDDVKMTVTVREKHLETVLPAVGKPVRVVKGESAGATGELRKLHEKRFLAEVAIDASDGVRQRVEFLQYDEVCKLNR, via the coding sequence ATGGACCCCACGAAGGCCGTGACCCTTCACACCGAGAAGAAGAGGCCAGCGGACTGGAAGCGTGACATTGGGGGCCGCGATGAGAAGAAAcccaaggcggagaaggaggagatggaggaaCCCGCAGTGAAGCCCACCTGGCTCTCGGTGGGGTTGGTGGTGAAAATATTGGACAAGTCCCAAGCCGAAGCGTACAAGCGAAAGGGGGTGATTCGCTCGGTGAAACAGGAGAAAGTCAACACGGCGAgcgtcgagctgctcggcgacgacgtaaAGATGACGGTGACGGTGCGGGAGAAGCACCTGGAGACGGTTCTACCGGCTGTGGGCAAGCCGGTTCGGGTGGTCAAGGGCGAATCCGCCGGTGCAACTGGCGAGCTTCGCAAGCTGCACGAGAAGCGATtcctcgcggaggtggccatcgacgcgtcggacggCGTGCGGCAACGGGTGGAATTTCTTCAGTACGACGAGGTGTGCAAGCTCAACCGCTAA
- a CDS encoding predicted protein, giving the protein MDDRERTRRQLALETKRRQKLFEEKAKRRQMEEEKLAENKLKARRAQRNQAAALIRTPTEPSPSSGAGANRKILRKGTGTAGAFGSKGLPCKSPAPVPPRTGFASKAAKKATPPNHPRPFTTSGGAGGVDGRHLRDFIRDRRDAVRRANEDLRNVDADDSFASSAKSTAPWRELKANAAADLGAILGELAPPADLLDLPKEPTEESVASAAGAKANVRRRAVDGAGAGTSRSERVYDGDGARENGAQTLDDLTSFSPGEGERKLTSFSPGEGKTTADPLWMRAAFHRERSEEFTPLTGHPPSKGSTPRRVLHGFPKSVTPPAPPPEECEFTHALPSNLRAKEPPLSESSESERDPERESESDSESDDDESPSWVIRATACDTPIEPAEPSVRDSLEAGSAPAAENSRPSGPSPRIWAEGDDVSDSEHEMDASETEDDDAMNAGGDERERGTGFGTNLFRDSLAGMDIPGEAGVASSVAEIASSVEKALNSMETFQHIEKKVMGESQPVPAPVSRPSRKFGDGIVSGRRISPAKLARESGEGEDGEATSPTSPLPQVSTRRTSPLEMERERRRERERAERDEKERSEAEEMEARLERELAELPTRKTTADDLDESTDDARYDYVDEDEAVAAADAIPDDMPPPRAHTPEPDEDEEPEDAHHRTPSAAAGYHPRHHTPATDPYHHQQVYRAAARKHHAAVGSGYGVAADVKQARLARVASAPAGARRPSPIEKVFKVAEKPLKCQGSYVAAAEEAEARKRRESARRAALEAEAEAARREAAQAQMGRRAQSADVRYVPVFQPPGGSPQYHVHPGYHSPPGYDAYGQPQQQQQQQQQQQQHVQQYTDPHMQWHPDPRQYQQQAAAQMHPAHHPRPHHHHHQQQHWQQYPPQHLHHHHRHHPAITPQPQPATTPRKEGAKRVTPQGRRAPSGSGRRYAETAPPKPRVKFADTKEGRAVRELLGKSSAGAGEERYVNRVKSSTGSPTSLSLEEAKLLASLKRLDAHCLAVPVDNMRGSALDNGYHDSPYVDPGMGGRRSVEEAALMASLARLDTQLGGLGPPEREMREIEERVARVGRDVGVVRPHRVMPHAAPPAVFGTPHTVHYGVSHVSPPPVPQYEPSPVGAGGAGHASRRRFEYQPPPLPPPTRRWRPPNREAGDVVTDHWGAPPPKVESARRGRVRTAVGFTLPKVQTRHQEHSQGRIHGGRVSDYFY; this is encoded by the exons atggacgatcGCGAGCGGACACGTCGCCAGCTGGCGCTGGAGACTAAGCGTCGGCAGAAGCTCTTCGAGGAAAAGGCCAAACGGCGccagatggaggaggagaagctg GCCGAGAACAAGCTgaaggcgcggcgggctcaGCGCAaccaagccgccgccctgaTTCGCACACCCACGGAGccatcgccctcgtccggcgccggggccaACCGCAAGATCCTGCGCAAGGGCACCGGCACCGCGGGAGCGTTCGGGTCCAAGGGCCTTCCCTGCAAGTCCCCAGCCCCCGTGCCGCCTCGCACCGGGTTTGCATcaaaggcggcgaagaaggcgacgccgccgaaccaTCCCCGCCCGTTCACGacgtcgggcggcgccggcggcgtcgacgggcggcATCTTCGGGATTTCATCCGagatcgacgcgacgccgtgcgaaGGGCCAACGAGGACCTCCggaacgtcgacgcggacgattcgttcgcgtcgtcggctaaatccacggcgccgtggcgcgagctcaaggcgaacgcggccgcggacctgggcgccatcctcggcgagctcgcgccccccgcggatcTGCTCGATCTTCCGAAGGAACCCACGGAGGaatccgtcgcgagcgccgccggggcaAAGGCGAacgtccgccggcgcgcggtcgacggcgccggggctggGACGTCGAGGAGTGAGAGGGTGTACGACGGggatggcgcccgcgagaACGGCGCCCAAACGCTGGATGATCTCACGTCGTTTTCACCGGGTGAGGGCGAGCGTAAGCTCACGTCGTTTTCACCGGGTGAGGGCAAGACGACGGCGGATCCGCTGTGgatgcgcgccgcgttccaCCGAGAACGGAGCGAGGAGTTCACGCCGCTCACCGGACATCCGCCCTCGAAgggatcgacgccgaggagggtgcTGCACGGGTTTCCAAAGTCCGtcacgccccccgcgcccccccccgAGGAGTGCGAGTTTACGCACGCGCTGCCGTCGAACCTCCGAGCGAAGGAGCCACCCCTTTCGGAGTCGTCAGAGTCGGAGCGGGATCCGGAGcgcgagtccgagtccgatTCCGAgtctgacgacgacgaatcccCGAGCTGGGTCatccgcgcgacggcgtgcgaCACCCCGATCGAACCGGCAGAGCCCTCTGTGCGGGATAGCCTCGAGgccgggtcggcgccggcggctgaAAATTCGCGCCCGAgcggcccgtcgccgaggatatgggccgagggcgacgacgtcagcGACAGCGAGCACGAGATGGACGCATCGGagacggaggacgacgatgcgATGAACGCGGGtggggacgagcgcgagcgcggaacGGGGTTTGGAACGAACCTGTTCAGGGATAGCCTCGCGGGGATGGACATCCCGGGCGAAGCGGGGGTggcgtcgagcgtcgcggagatcgcgtcgtccgtcgaaAAGGCGCTCAACAGCATGGAAACGTTCCAGCACATCGAGAAAAAAGTCATGGGGGAGTCACAGCCGGTGCCAGCGCCGGtgtcgcgcccttcgcgtaAGTTTGGGGATGGGATCGTGTCCGGGCGGAGGATATCCCCCGCTAAGCTCGCGCGTGAATCGGGAGAGggggaggatggggaggcGACCTCTCCCACGTCGCCTCTTCCGCAGGTTTccacgcgtcgcacgtcgccgctggaGATGGAGAgagagcgtcgccgcgagcgcgaacgcgcggagcgggATGAAAAGGAGCGGagcgaggctgaggagatGGAGGCTCGGCTGGAGCGGGAGCTGGCTGAGCTCCCGACGCGGAAAACAACCGCCGACGACTTGGACGAGTCGACGGATGACGCGAGGTACGATtacgtggacgaggacgaggctgtcgcggcggccgacgcgaTTCCCGATGacatgccgccgccgcgggcgcacACCCCGGAGCccgacgaggatgaggaaCCCGAGGATGCGCACCACCGgacaccctcggcggcggcggggtatCATCCCCGGCATCACACCCCCGCCACGGATCCGTATCACCATCAGCAGGTgtaccgcgccgcggcgaggaaacaccacgccgcggtcgggtcggggtacggcgtcgcggctgaCGTGAAGCaagcgcggctcgcgcgcgtcgcgagtgCCCCCGCGGGTGCTCGCCGACCCAGCCCGATTGAGAAGGTTTTCAAGGTTGCGGAGAAGCCTCTCAAGTGCCAGGGTTCGtacgtggccgccgccgaggaggcggaggcgcggaaACGACGCGAATCCGCGCGAAgggccgcgctcgaggctgaggccgaagccgcgaggcgcgaggcggcgcaggcgcagatGGGACGAAGGGCGCAGAGCGCCGATGTCCGGTACGTCCCCGTGTTCCAACCCCCGGGTGGGTCCCCGCAGTATCACGTACACCCGGGGTACCACTCCCCGCCCGGGTACGACGCTTACGGACAaccgcagcagcagcagcagcagcagcagcagcagcagcagcacgTGCAGCAGTACACGGATCCCCACATGCAGTGGCATCCGGACCCGCGGCAGTATCAGCAACAGGCTGCGGCTCAGATGCACCCCGCGCACCACCCGCGCCCTCaccatcatcatcatcagcAGCAGCACTGGCAGCAGTACCCCCCGCAACAcctccaccaccaccaccgccaccACCCCGCGATTACCCCACAGCCGcagcccgcgacgacgccgaggaaggAGGGGGCCAAGCGCGTCACGCCCCagggtcggcgcgcgccctccggaTCTGGCCGAAGGTACGCCGaaaccgcgccgccgaagccgaggGTTAAGTTTGCGGATACGAAAGAGgggcgcgcggttcgcgagctcctggGTAAGAGCTcagccggcgcgggtgaggaGCGGTACGTCAACAGGGTGAAATCCTCGACGGGGTCGCCCACGTCCCtgtcgctcgaggaggctAAGCTTCTCGCTTCCCTCAAGCGACTGGACGCGCACTGCCTCGCCGTTCCCGTCGACAACATGCGCGGCTCCGCCTTGGACAACGGGTATCACGACTCACCGTACGTCGACCCCGGCATGGGCGGGCGTCGTagcgtcgaggaggctgcgctcatggcgtccctcgcgaggcTGGATACCCAGCTCGGCGGGTTGGGTCCCCCCGAGCGAGAGATGCGAGAAATCGAGGAGCGAGTCGCGAGAGTcggtcgcgacgtcggcgtcgttcgccccCACCGCGTGATGCCCCACGCGGCACCCCCCGCGGTGTTTGGGACGCCGCATACGGTGCACTACGGGGTATCCCACGtgagcccgccgcccgtgcccCAGTACGAGCCGAGTCCCGTGGgagccgggggcgcgggacACGCCAGCCGGCGCAGGTTCGAGtaccagccgccgccgctgccgccgccgacgaggaggtggaggccgCCCAAccgcgaggctggcgacgtgGTGACGGACCACtggggggcgccgccgccgaaggtggagagcgcgcggcgtgggagGGTGCGAACGGCGGTGGGCTTCACCCTGCCCAAGGTTCAGACGAGGCACCAGGAGCACTCGCAGGGACGCATTCACGGCGGAAGAGTGTCTGATTATTTCTACTGA